Proteins from a single region of Streptomyces glaucescens:
- a CDS encoding aminoglycoside adenylyltransferase family protein, which translates to MRDLAQVREVVRLVERVLGPEVVGVCAHGSGVLGGLRPASDLDVLAVTRRRMNGPERRALLDGLLAVSGPGAPGGPRAVELTVVVHSEVRPWRFPPTADFLYGEWLREEFTAGGPPAPRPMPDLALLVTTARAGAHPLSGPPPARVLDPVPPADLARACVAALPELLAELHDDTRNAVLTLARVWTKLATGEIRPKDAAADWALPRLPPGLRPVLEHARELYLTRHYSEETWSAELTARVRPYADAVLAEIDRLRPG; encoded by the coding sequence ATGCGGGACTTGGCGCAGGTCCGCGAAGTCGTCCGGCTGGTCGAACGGGTGCTGGGTCCCGAGGTCGTCGGAGTCTGTGCGCACGGGTCCGGGGTGCTCGGCGGTCTCCGGCCGGCCAGTGACCTGGACGTGCTCGCCGTGACCCGGCGGCGGATGAACGGCCCGGAGCGGCGGGCACTGCTCGACGGGCTGCTGGCCGTCTCCGGGCCCGGAGCGCCCGGCGGGCCCCGCGCGGTCGAACTCACCGTCGTCGTCCACTCCGAGGTGCGCCCCTGGCGGTTCCCGCCGACCGCCGACTTCCTGTACGGCGAGTGGCTGCGCGAGGAGTTCACGGCCGGCGGACCGCCGGCACCCCGGCCGATGCCGGACCTCGCCCTGCTGGTCACCACCGCCCGGGCGGGCGCTCACCCGCTCAGCGGCCCGCCGCCGGCCCGGGTCCTGGACCCCGTCCCGCCCGCCGACCTGGCCCGGGCCTGCGTGGCGGCCCTTCCCGAGCTGCTCGCCGAACTCCACGACGACACCCGCAACGCCGTCCTGACCCTCGCCCGTGTCTGGACGAAACTCGCCACCGGCGAGATCAGGCCGAAGGACGCGGCCGCCGACTGGGCGCTGCCCCGGCTGCCTCCCGGCCTGCGCCCGGTCCTGGAGCACGCGAGGGAGCTGTATCTCACCCGCCACTACTCCGAGGAGACCTGGAGCGCCGAACTGACGGCCCGGGTCCGCCCGTACGCGGACGCGGTGCTCGCCGAGATCGACCGCCTCCGGCCCGGCTGA
- a CDS encoding TetR/AcrR family transcriptional regulator yields the protein MQNVAEESAPRGGLRERKKRATRAALVEAAVRLAAEHGAENVTVEAISESAGVSPRTFFNYFDSRDDVFVMIGAETSARLRRAVLDAPVELPPLQALRHALAAELAEVEQQHELWRLHAEVLRRSPRLLVRSLGVHAADELGLAETLAERMGAGGPAAPPADEESRRSTLGLYPHLLAAVCVTAVRVAFEHWCVRQEERAFTDVFHETFDHLAAGLPAPSGTAGRS from the coding sequence ATGCAAAACGTGGCAGAGGAGAGTGCACCGCGGGGCGGGCTGCGCGAGCGCAAGAAGAGGGCGACACGAGCCGCCCTCGTGGAAGCGGCGGTCCGGCTCGCGGCGGAGCACGGGGCGGAGAACGTCACCGTCGAAGCGATCAGCGAGTCGGCCGGGGTGTCACCGCGCACGTTCTTCAACTACTTCGACTCCCGTGACGACGTCTTCGTCATGATCGGCGCGGAGACCAGTGCACGGCTCCGCCGCGCCGTCCTCGACGCCCCCGTGGAGCTGCCACCGCTCCAGGCGCTGCGGCACGCCCTGGCGGCGGAGCTGGCGGAGGTCGAGCAGCAGCACGAACTGTGGCGGCTGCACGCCGAGGTGCTGCGCCGGTCCCCCCGGCTGCTCGTGCGCAGCCTCGGCGTGCACGCGGCCGACGAACTCGGCCTGGCCGAAACGCTCGCCGAACGCATGGGCGCGGGCGGCCCCGCCGCACCCCCCGCCGACGAGGAGAGCCGCAGGAGCACCCTCGGCCTGTACCCGCACCTGCTGGCCGCCGTCTGCGTGACCGCCGTCCGCGTCGCCTTCGAGCACTGGTGCGTGCGCCAGGAGGAACGGGCCTTCACGGACGTCTTCCACGAGACGTTCGACCACCTCGCCGCCGGGCTGCCGGCACCGTCCGGGACCGCCGGACGCTCCTGA
- a CDS encoding MDR family MFS transporter — MSDRQILQAMSGLMAGMFVAILAGTVVSNALPRIIADLGASQSSYTWVVTAELLAMTATVPLWGKLSDLYDQKLLLQLSLGMFVVGSLLAGFSHEVGLLIFSRVAQGIGAGGLTALAQVVMAAIIPPRRLGKYSGIFGAVFAVGTVAGPLIGGVLVDTSWLGWRWCFFIGVPFALLAIVLLQRTLKLPAVARREVRIDFLGAFLIVAGVCALLIWVSLAGNRFDWASWQTAALTGTGVVLLAVAVLVESRAAEPVVPLDIFRNRTVTLTTVASLFVGVAMFGGTVFLSQYFQVSLGKSATVAGLMSLPMVLGLLVSSTVAGQIISATGRWKAYLVAGAAVMAVGLALLSTIGTGTHFALLSLYMAVLGIGVGMLMQNLVLAAQNDVPAAELGAATSVLSFFRSMGGTIGTSVLGAILANRVTDEISKSVAEAGAPAGGQAAGHGVPDMATLPAPMRAVVEHAYGVATADLFLVATPFALLALLAVLFVKEKPLKTTSGMERLVEESATAASPREAAGQAG; from the coding sequence ATGTCCGACCGGCAGATACTCCAGGCGATGTCCGGGCTGATGGCCGGCATGTTCGTCGCCATCCTGGCAGGCACCGTGGTGTCCAACGCCCTGCCCCGGATCATCGCCGACCTGGGGGCCAGCCAGTCCTCCTACACCTGGGTCGTCACCGCCGAGCTGCTGGCCATGACGGCGACCGTGCCGCTGTGGGGCAAGCTGTCGGACCTCTACGACCAGAAGCTGCTGCTCCAGCTCTCCCTGGGCATGTTCGTGGTCGGCTCGCTGCTGGCCGGGTTCTCCCACGAGGTGGGCCTGCTCATCTTCAGCCGGGTCGCCCAGGGCATCGGCGCGGGCGGTCTCACCGCCCTGGCGCAGGTCGTGATGGCCGCCATCATCCCGCCGCGCAGGCTGGGTAAGTACTCGGGCATCTTCGGCGCCGTCTTCGCCGTCGGCACCGTGGCCGGCCCGCTCATCGGCGGCGTGCTGGTGGACACCTCGTGGCTCGGCTGGCGCTGGTGCTTCTTCATCGGCGTCCCGTTCGCGCTGCTGGCCATCGTGCTGCTCCAGCGCACCCTGAAGCTGCCGGCCGTGGCCCGCCGCGAAGTGAGGATCGACTTCCTGGGCGCCTTCCTGATCGTCGCCGGTGTCTGCGCGCTGCTCATCTGGGTCTCACTGGCGGGCAACCGGTTCGACTGGGCGTCCTGGCAGACCGCCGCCCTCACGGGAACGGGCGTCGTCCTCCTCGCCGTCGCGGTCCTCGTCGAGTCGCGGGCCGCCGAGCCGGTCGTCCCGCTGGACATCTTCCGCAACCGCACCGTCACGCTGACCACCGTCGCCAGCCTCTTCGTCGGCGTGGCCATGTTCGGCGGCACCGTCTTCCTCTCGCAGTACTTCCAGGTCTCCCTCGGCAAGTCCGCGACCGTCGCGGGTCTGATGAGCCTGCCCATGGTCCTGGGCCTGCTGGTGTCCTCCACGGTCGCCGGACAGATCATCAGCGCGACCGGCCGGTGGAAGGCCTACCTCGTCGCGGGCGCCGCCGTCATGGCCGTGGGCCTCGCCCTGCTCTCGACGATCGGCACCGGCACGCACTTCGCCCTGCTGAGCCTGTACATGGCGGTCCTCGGCATCGGCGTCGGCATGCTGATGCAGAACCTGGTCCTGGCCGCCCAGAACGACGTCCCCGCCGCCGAACTGGGCGCCGCCACCTCCGTGCTGTCCTTCTTCCGCAGCATGGGCGGCACCATCGGCACCAGCGTGCTCGGCGCGATCCTCGCCAACCGGGTCACGGACGAGATCTCCAAGAGCGTTGCGGAGGCCGGCGCCCCCGCCGGCGGACAGGCCGCCGGACACGGTGTCCCGGACATGGCCACCCTGCCGGCGCCGATGCGGGCCGTCGTGGAACACGCCTACGGTGTCGCCACCGCCGACCTCTTCCTCGTGGCCACGCCGTTCGCGCTGCTCGCCCTCCTCGCCGTCCTCTTCGTCAAGGAGAAGCCGCTGAAGACCACCAGCGGCATGGAACGCCTCGTCGAGGAGTCCGCCACCGCCGCGAGCCCGCGCGAGGCCGCGGGCCAGGCGGGCTGA
- a CDS encoding carboxylesterase/lipase family protein produces MGVLSAALLLSAVGTAVTPAEAATPAGSSEGPTVTTRYGQLRGKAGTTAHAYLGIPYAAPPVGSLRWKPPVRPARWTGVRDATTPGNPCMQLPSSTPWGNLAGPGTPSEDCLYLNVHTPAQRSPLKRPVMVWIHGGGFTVGSGSFYDGGTLAAEGDVVTVHLNYRLGAFGYFAHPGLAEESPHGVSGNYGLLDQQAALRWVRDNIAAFGGDPGNVTVFGESAGGGSVCQHLVSPSAAGLFDRAIAQSGCGFPLPTRESQQNDGRAWADSLGCADVACLRARPAGDLLAASARPTARWVPNVDGAVLPEQVTDALASGRFHRVPVLQGTTADEGRLTVATTYDLAGRRLTAEDYPAAVRALYGARADEVLARYPLSGHGSPAEALGAVLTDSRFACPQSRTAALMAGHTRSYQYEFADRHSMDYLDLPLSFPIGAPHGSEIRYVFGGVTGTPAQRALADTMLGYWTGFARTGLPYAANAPRWSPYPKVQTLAPEGIAPTLTFPRDHECDLWDRPAA; encoded by the coding sequence GTGGGTGTCCTGTCGGCCGCCCTGCTGCTGTCGGCCGTCGGCACGGCCGTCACGCCCGCCGAGGCCGCCACGCCCGCCGGGTCCTCCGAGGGGCCCACGGTCACCACCCGGTACGGGCAGCTGCGGGGCAAGGCGGGCACCACCGCCCACGCCTACCTGGGCATCCCGTACGCCGCGCCACCGGTCGGCTCCCTGCGGTGGAAGCCGCCGGTGCGGCCCGCGCGCTGGACCGGGGTCCGCGACGCCACCACCCCGGGCAACCCCTGCATGCAGCTGCCGTCGTCCACCCCGTGGGGCAACCTCGCGGGCCCCGGCACGCCCAGTGAGGACTGCCTGTACCTCAACGTCCACACCCCCGCCCAGCGCTCACCGCTGAAGCGGCCGGTGATGGTGTGGATCCACGGGGGCGGCTTCACCGTCGGCTCCGGCAGCTTCTACGACGGCGGCACCCTGGCCGCCGAGGGCGACGTCGTCACCGTCCACCTCAACTACCGCCTCGGGGCGTTCGGCTACTTCGCCCACCCGGGACTCGCCGAGGAGTCGCCGCACGGCGTGTCCGGCAACTACGGTCTGCTCGACCAGCAGGCCGCCCTGCGCTGGGTGCGGGACAACATCGCCGCGTTCGGCGGCGACCCGGGCAACGTGACCGTCTTCGGCGAGTCGGCGGGCGGCGGCAGCGTCTGCCAGCACCTCGTCTCCCCGTCCGCGGCCGGGCTCTTCGACCGGGCCATCGCCCAGTCCGGCTGCGGCTTCCCGCTGCCCACCCGGGAGTCGCAGCAGAACGACGGCAGGGCCTGGGCCGACTCCCTCGGCTGCGCCGACGTGGCCTGCCTGCGCGCCAGGCCCGCCGGCGACCTGCTCGCCGCCTCGGCCCGCCCCACCGCCCGCTGGGTTCCCAACGTCGACGGTGCCGTGCTCCCCGAGCAGGTGACGGACGCGCTGGCGAGCGGACGCTTCCACCGGGTCCCCGTCCTGCAGGGCACCACCGCCGACGAGGGCCGGCTCACCGTGGCGACCACCTACGACCTGGCCGGCCGGCGGCTCACCGCCGAGGACTACCCGGCGGCGGTCCGCGCGCTGTACGGCGCACGGGCCGATGAGGTCCTGGCCCGTTACCCGCTGTCCGGTCACGGCAGTCCCGCGGAGGCGCTGGGCGCGGTCCTCACCGACTCCCGGTTCGCCTGCCCCCAGTCCCGCACCGCCGCCCTCATGGCCGGGCACACCCGTTCCTACCAGTACGAGTTCGCCGACCGGCACTCCATGGACTACCTGGACCTGCCGCTCAGCTTCCCGATCGGGGCACCGCACGGCTCGGAGATCCGGTACGTCTTCGGCGGCGTCACGGGCACCCCCGCCCAGCGCGCCCTCGCGGACACGATGCTCGGCTACTGGACCGGCTTCGCCAGGACCGGACTGCCGTATGCGGCGAACGCCCCGCGCTGGAGCCCGTACCCGAAGGTCCAGACGCTCGCCCCGGAGGGGATCGCCCCGACGCTCACGTTCCCCCGGGACCACGAGTGCGACCTGTGGGACCGGCCCGCCGCCTGA
- a CDS encoding polysaccharide lyase family 1 protein — translation MRRPAALRLHAALATLALAAATGAVLSAPEASAATAGPTGYATQNGGTTGGAGGQTVRATTGTAIHQALCSRASRSTPITIQVEGTINHGNTSKVSGTGCSTADGVIELKQISNVTIVGVGSGAVFDQLGIHIRESRNIIIQNVTVRNVKKSGSPTSNGGDAIGMESGVRNVWVDHVTLEASGGESEGFDGLFDMKDDTQYVTLSYSVLRNSGRGGLIGSSESDTSNGYVTFHHNLYENIDSRTPLLRGGIAHIYNNHYVRLNESGINSRAGARAKVDNNYFEDSKDVLGTFYTDAAGYWQVAGNIFDNVTWSSRSGDHNPAGPNPQSNTTVGIPYSYSLDAASCVPSVVSQTAGAGKGLRVSDGNCSPQTPGPTPTTPTPTPTTPTPTPTQPTGTNLSLGAGADGSSKADGTSYGNVRDGSMSTYWSPAGATGSVSVKWGSPTTVSSINIRETAAAAGRIGSWRVINADTGAVLATGSKAGVIAVPRTTLSKITFEITSSAGTPQVAEYETYAG, via the coding sequence ATGAGACGACCTGCCGCGCTGCGGCTCCACGCGGCACTGGCCACGCTGGCACTCGCGGCCGCGACCGGTGCGGTCCTGTCGGCGCCCGAGGCGTCGGCGGCCACCGCCGGCCCCACGGGGTACGCGACCCAGAACGGCGGCACCACCGGCGGCGCCGGCGGGCAGACCGTCCGGGCCACCACGGGCACCGCGATCCACCAGGCCCTGTGCAGCCGGGCCAGCCGCAGCACCCCGATCACCATCCAGGTCGAGGGGACCATCAACCACGGCAACACCAGCAAGGTGTCGGGCACCGGTTGCAGCACCGCCGACGGCGTGATCGAGCTGAAGCAGATCAGCAACGTCACGATCGTCGGGGTCGGCAGCGGCGCCGTCTTCGACCAACTGGGCATCCACATCCGGGAGTCCAGGAACATCATCATCCAGAACGTGACCGTACGGAACGTCAAGAAGTCCGGTTCGCCCACGTCCAACGGCGGTGACGCCATCGGCATGGAGAGCGGTGTCCGCAACGTCTGGGTCGACCACGTCACGCTGGAGGCGTCGGGCGGGGAGTCGGAGGGCTTCGACGGCCTCTTCGACATGAAGGACGACACCCAGTACGTGACGCTGTCCTACAGCGTCCTGCGCAACTCCGGCCGCGGCGGCCTCATCGGCTCCAGCGAGAGCGACACCTCGAACGGTTACGTCACCTTCCACCACAACCTGTACGAGAACATCGACTCCCGCACGCCCCTGCTGCGCGGCGGCATCGCCCACATTTACAACAACCACTACGTGCGCCTGAACGAGTCGGGCATCAACTCCCGGGCGGGCGCCCGCGCCAAGGTGGACAACAACTACTTCGAGGACTCCAAGGACGTCCTGGGCACCTTCTACACGGACGCGGCGGGTTACTGGCAGGTCGCGGGCAACATCTTCGACAACGTGACCTGGTCCAGCCGCAGCGGCGACCACAACCCGGCCGGGCCGAACCCGCAGTCCAACACGACCGTCGGCATTCCGTACTCGTACAGCCTGGACGCCGCCAGTTGCGTGCCGAGCGTCGTGAGCCAGACGGCGGGCGCCGGCAAGGGCCTGCGGGTGTCGGACGGCAACTGCTCGCCGCAGACGCCCGGCCCCACCCCGACCACGCCCACCCCGACCCCGACGACGCCCACGCCCACGCCCACCCAGCCCACCGGGACCAACCTGAGCCTCGGAGCGGGCGCCGACGGCTCCAGCAAGGCCGACGGGACGAGCTACGGCAACGTGCGCGACGGCAGCATGAGCACCTACTGGTCGCCGGCCGGCGCGACCGGATCCGTCTCCGTCAAGTGGGGCTCCCCCACCACGGTCTCCTCGATCAACATCCGGGAGACCGCGGCCGCCGCGGGCCGGATCGGTTCGTGGCGGGTCATCAACGCCGACACCGGGGCCGTGCTGGCCACCGGCAGCAAGGCGGGGGTGATCGCCGTCCCCCGGACCACGCTCAGCAAGATCACCTTCGAGATCACCAGCTCCGCCGGCACCCCGCAGGTCGCCGAGTACGAGACCTACGCCGGATGA
- a CDS encoding tetratricopeptide repeat protein translates to MEYYDLGTHTRPVTTTSAEAQLWFDRGLVWTYAFHHEEAVRCFEAAVVADADCAMAHWGIAYALGPNYNKPWEFFDDGELARTVERTHAAAERANRKAAGAAPVERALIGALRARYPRSRPAEDCSVWNTAYADSMRAAYELAPDDPDVATLYADALMNLTPWRLWDLRTGEPAEGARTRDARTVLERALGTPGGRDHPGVLHLYIHLMEMSPAPETALPVADRLRGLVPDAGHLQHMPSHIEVLCGDYRRVVSDNSAAIAADEKFHARAGAMNFYTLYRSHNYHFKIYGAMFLGRSEVALETAARLEVSIPEELLRVQSPPMADWLEGFLAMRVHVLIRFGRWADILGLPLPEDRELYSVTTAMLHYARGVALAATGRVPEAETERELFRAALRRVPGTRTLFNNACTDILAIASAMLDGELAYRKGDFDGAFAALERSVDLDDNLPYDEPWGWMQPTRHALGALLLEQGRVAEAEAVYRADLGLDDTLPRACRHPGNVWSLHGFHECLLRQGRTAEAGIIAQQLKVATALADVPVAASCFCRTGTTAAAAPPAHCCGAEGAEGAGKAAG, encoded by the coding sequence TTGGAGTACTACGATCTCGGCACTCACACCCGTCCGGTGACGACCACGTCGGCGGAGGCCCAGCTCTGGTTCGACCGCGGTCTGGTCTGGACGTACGCCTTCCACCACGAAGAGGCCGTCCGCTGTTTCGAGGCGGCCGTCGTGGCCGATGCCGACTGCGCCATGGCGCACTGGGGCATCGCCTACGCGCTCGGCCCCAACTACAACAAGCCGTGGGAATTCTTCGACGACGGGGAACTGGCCCGGACCGTCGAACGCACCCACGCCGCCGCCGAACGGGCGAACCGGAAGGCCGCCGGTGCCGCACCCGTCGAGCGGGCGCTGATCGGCGCGCTGCGCGCCCGCTACCCGCGGTCCCGGCCCGCCGAGGACTGCTCGGTGTGGAACACGGCCTACGCCGACAGCATGCGCGCCGCCTACGAGCTGGCCCCCGACGACCCGGACGTCGCCACCCTGTACGCCGACGCGCTGATGAACCTCACGCCGTGGCGGCTGTGGGACCTGCGCACCGGTGAGCCCGCCGAGGGTGCCCGCACACGCGACGCCCGGACCGTCCTCGAACGCGCGCTCGGCACCCCGGGCGGGCGCGATCACCCGGGCGTGCTGCATCTCTACATCCATCTGATGGAGATGTCCCCGGCCCCCGAGACGGCCCTTCCGGTCGCCGACCGGCTGCGCGGCCTGGTGCCGGACGCCGGCCACCTCCAGCACATGCCCTCGCACATCGAGGTGCTGTGCGGCGACTACCGGCGGGTCGTGTCCGACAACAGCGCGGCGATCGCCGCCGACGAGAAGTTCCACGCGCGCGCCGGGGCGATGAACTTCTACACGCTGTACCGGTCGCACAACTACCACTTCAAGATCTACGGCGCGATGTTCCTCGGCCGGTCCGAGGTCGCCCTGGAGACGGCCGCCCGGCTCGAGGTGTCCATCCCGGAGGAACTGCTGCGGGTGCAGAGCCCGCCCATGGCCGACTGGCTGGAGGGCTTCCTCGCCATGCGGGTGCACGTGCTGATCCGGTTCGGCCGCTGGGCCGACATCCTCGGTCTGCCGCTGCCCGAGGACCGGGAGCTGTACAGCGTGACCACCGCGATGCTGCACTACGCGCGCGGCGTCGCCCTCGCGGCCACCGGCCGGGTCCCCGAGGCCGAGACCGAGCGGGAGCTGTTCCGCGCGGCCCTGCGCCGGGTCCCCGGCACCCGGACGCTGTTCAACAACGCCTGCACCGACATCCTCGCCATCGCCTCCGCCATGCTCGACGGCGAACTCGCCTACCGCAAAGGCGACTTCGACGGGGCGTTCGCCGCACTGGAGCGATCCGTCGACCTCGACGACAACCTGCCGTACGACGAGCCGTGGGGCTGGATGCAGCCCACCCGGCACGCCCTGGGTGCCCTGCTGCTGGAGCAGGGACGGGTCGCCGAGGCCGAGGCCGTCTACCGGGCCGACCTCGGCCTGGACGACACCCTGCCGCGCGCCTGCCGGCACCCCGGCAACGTCTGGTCGCTGCACGGTTTCCACGAATGCCTGCTCCGGCAGGGCAGGACGGCCGAGGCGGGCATCATCGCCCAGCAGCTGAAGGTCGCCACCGCCCTGGCGGACGTTCCCGTGGCGGCGTCCTGTTTCTGCCGCACCGGCACCACGGCGGCGGCCGCACCACCCGCGCACTGCTGCGGGGCAGAAGGTGCGGAGGGTGCGGGGAAGGCAGCTGGGTGA
- a CDS encoding class F sortase, with protein MPADSPRHADHDPAPDGQRSRGGVLLMSAAAVLILATSLIGRHQTPPGALPAPRDVVASAESAPPAGQPAGAHETDREAGPPRSRGTGKYLPRSKPVRLLIPKISVDAPFTELGIGPKGQLEAPPAHDVNLVGWHADGPSPGEAGTSVIAGHVDTVTSPAVFVNLGELRKGDVFHVERADRRRASFVVDSVETFDKDHFPDDRVYADTPDAQVRLITCAGDYDRTVKDYTDNLVVFAHLR; from the coding sequence ATGCCGGCTGATTCACCCCGTCACGCCGATCACGACCCCGCCCCGGACGGGCAGAGATCGCGTGGCGGCGTGCTGCTGATGAGCGCCGCGGCCGTCCTGATCCTCGCCACGAGTCTGATCGGCCGGCACCAGACGCCGCCCGGCGCCCTCCCCGCGCCCCGGGACGTCGTGGCGTCCGCCGAGTCGGCTCCGCCCGCCGGACAGCCGGCCGGTGCTCACGAGACGGACCGGGAGGCCGGGCCGCCGCGGTCGCGGGGGACCGGGAAGTACCTGCCGCGTTCGAAGCCCGTTCGGCTGCTCATCCCGAAGATTTCGGTCGACGCCCCCTTCACCGAGCTGGGCATCGGCCCCAAGGGGCAGCTCGAAGCCCCGCCCGCCCACGACGTCAACCTCGTGGGCTGGCACGCCGACGGACCGTCGCCGGGGGAGGCCGGTACGTCGGTGATCGCCGGGCACGTCGACACGGTGACGTCCCCGGCCGTGTTCGTGAACCTCGGGGAGCTGAGGAAGGGCGACGTCTTCCACGTCGAGCGAGCCGACCGGCGCAGGGCGTCCTTCGTGGTCGACAGCGTCGAGACGTTCGACAAGGACCACTTCCCCGACGACCGGGTGTACGCCGACACCCCCGACGCCCAGGTCCGGCTCATCACCTGCGCCGGCGACTACGACCGTACGGTGAAGGACTACACCGACAACCTCGTGGTCTTCGCCCACCTGCGCTGA